The Sporichthyaceae bacterium genome has a segment encoding these proteins:
- a CDS encoding Pls/PosA family non-ribosomal peptide synthetase, whose product RWRVASASGGDSALELAGPSLLTAAPTDTEGELAGLLRAILGRDEVPATANFFTDLGADSMLMAQFCARVRKHGGLPKVSMKDVYANPTLGELAALLSASLPAPVAAPAIDSTATMLAGVLREVLGLDEVPATANFFTALGADSMLMAQFCARVRKHGGLPKVSMKDVYANPTLGELAAALAARDPATGVALDAAISLPTEPIATVARPPERGSTAMRVCGLVQLLVLLIPIFAAGLVGGIGFDVIAPATGPVANYLRAVEFSAILVAGSLLLPIAGKWLLIGRFRVEEIPLWSLRYLRFWTVKLLLTRNPMMRVLIGSPLYPVYLRALGAKIGPGTMILSRHVPACPDLLTIGANTIVRRDAVLTCHHARAGVIRTGRVTLGDDVVVGARSVLDVDTVIGAGGQLGHASALHPGQQIPVGERWCGSPAARTTADFTELPAAVPADSSRRRARFGAWQLLNIVLLATPLSLGVGVGLSALAGAITGVGDWGNGSLSTFGFYLRAAGAAATILLGVVLVGVPLLLAGTRLLSLLTRPDEVHRMHGIRHAALRAIQRGTNYKFLTFLTGDSSLIVHYLGPLGWGLKPCTQTGTNFGLTVNHETPFAVTVGTGTVIADGLLVADVEFSNSSFRVAPTRIGAENFLGNQITYPATSRAGDNCLLATKAMVPIDGEMRSGVGLLGSPAFPIPRTVNRDNDLAVTDPARLRRLLAAKNRHNGITIALFLAVRWIYVLGLLVWAEGAGELYRRDGVVAVAMSSIGLAAGSLVYFVLVERAVGYLAVRRPDGISIYDKAFWRHERFWKVPSRTYLMLFNGTPWRPLLWRVLGVRIGKRVFDDGCDLTEKRFATVGDDVTLNALTIVQCHSQEDGAFKSDGITIGAGVTLGVGSFVHYGVTMGQNSELAADSFLMKGEEVPTDAQWGGNPARETAGFERATTLLGGIA is encoded by the coding sequence CGGTGGCGCGTGGCCTCGGCAAGCGGCGGCGACTCGGCATTGGAGTTGGCCGGCCCAAGCCTCCTGACGGCCGCACCTACCGACACCGAGGGTGAACTCGCCGGGCTGCTGCGTGCGATCCTGGGACGGGACGAGGTCCCGGCGACCGCCAACTTCTTCACCGACCTCGGCGCCGACTCGATGCTGATGGCGCAGTTCTGCGCCCGCGTCCGCAAGCACGGCGGCCTGCCCAAGGTCTCCATGAAGGACGTCTACGCCAACCCGACGCTCGGCGAACTGGCTGCGCTGCTGTCCGCGAGCCTGCCCGCCCCGGTCGCCGCCCCGGCGATCGACAGCACCGCGACCATGCTGGCCGGCGTGCTGCGCGAGGTCCTCGGGCTCGACGAGGTCCCGGCGACCGCCAACTTCTTCACCGCCCTCGGCGCCGACTCGATGCTGATGGCGCAGTTCTGCGCCCGCGTCCGCAAGCACGGCGGCCTGCCCAAGGTCTCCATGAAGGACGTCTACGCCAACCCGACGCTCGGCGAACTGGCCGCGGCCCTTGCCGCGCGCGACCCGGCAACCGGAGTAGCGCTGGACGCGGCGATCTCGCTGCCGACCGAGCCGATCGCCACGGTCGCCCGGCCCCCCGAGCGGGGCTCGACGGCGATGCGGGTGTGCGGGCTGGTCCAACTGCTCGTGCTGCTGATCCCGATCTTCGCCGCGGGCCTGGTCGGTGGCATCGGCTTCGACGTGATCGCCCCGGCCACCGGACCGGTCGCCAACTACCTGCGGGCGGTCGAGTTCTCCGCGATCCTGGTCGCCGGGTCGCTGCTGTTGCCGATCGCGGGCAAGTGGCTGCTGATCGGGCGCTTCCGGGTCGAGGAGATTCCCCTCTGGAGCCTGCGCTATCTGCGCTTCTGGACCGTCAAGCTGCTGCTGACCCGCAACCCGATGATGCGGGTGCTGATCGGGTCGCCGCTGTACCCGGTCTACCTGCGGGCCCTCGGTGCGAAGATCGGTCCCGGCACGATGATCCTGTCCCGCCATGTCCCGGCCTGCCCGGACCTGCTGACGATCGGGGCGAACACGATCGTGCGCCGCGACGCGGTACTGACCTGCCACCACGCCCGCGCCGGGGTGATCCGCACGGGGCGGGTGACGCTCGGCGACGACGTGGTCGTCGGCGCCCGCTCGGTCCTCGACGTCGACACCGTGATCGGCGCCGGCGGCCAGCTCGGGCACGCCTCGGCGCTGCACCCCGGCCAGCAGATCCCGGTCGGTGAGCGTTGGTGCGGATCGCCGGCCGCCCGGACCACCGCGGACTTCACGGAGCTGCCGGCGGCTGTGCCGGCGGACAGCTCGCGGCGTCGGGCCCGGTTCGGTGCCTGGCAGTTGCTCAACATCGTCCTGCTCGCCACCCCGCTGAGTCTCGGGGTCGGCGTCGGGCTGAGCGCACTGGCCGGGGCCATCACCGGCGTCGGCGACTGGGGCAACGGCTCGTTGAGCACCTTTGGCTTCTACCTGCGGGCGGCCGGAGCGGCCGCGACGATCCTGCTCGGCGTCGTGCTGGTCGGGGTGCCGCTGCTGCTGGCCGGCACTCGACTGCTGAGCCTGCTGACTCGGCCGGACGAGGTCCACCGGATGCATGGCATCCGGCACGCTGCTTTGCGGGCCATCCAGCGCGGCACGAACTACAAGTTCCTGACCTTCCTGACCGGCGACAGCTCGCTGATCGTGCATTACCTGGGGCCGCTCGGGTGGGGCCTGAAGCCGTGCACCCAGACCGGCACCAACTTCGGTCTGACGGTCAATCACGAGACGCCGTTCGCCGTGACGGTAGGCACCGGAACCGTGATCGCCGACGGTCTTCTGGTCGCCGACGTCGAATTCTCGAACTCCTCGTTCCGAGTGGCCCCGACCCGGATCGGCGCGGAGAACTTCCTCGGCAACCAGATCACCTACCCGGCAACCTCCCGGGCCGGCGACAACTGCCTGTTGGCCACCAAGGCCATGGTCCCGATCGACGGCGAGATGCGCTCGGGCGTCGGCCTGCTGGGTTCGCCGGCCTTCCCGATCCCCCGCACCGTCAACCGCGACAACGACCTGGCCGTCACCGACCCGGCCCGTCTACGTCGGCTGCTGGCCGCCAAGAACCGCCACAACGGGATCACCATCGCGCTGTTCCTCGCGGTCCGCTGGATCTACGTGCTCGGGCTGCTCGTCTGGGCCGAGGGCGCCGGCGAACTGTACCGACGCGACGGCGTGGTCGCGGTGGCAATGTCCTCGATCGGCCTGGCCGCGGGGTCGCTGGTCTACTTCGTGCTCGTGGAGCGGGCTGTCGGCTACCTGGCCGTGCGGCGCCCGGACGGGATCTCGATCTACGACAAGGCCTTCTGGCGGCACGAACGGTTCTGGAAGGTGCCCTCGCGCACCTACCTGATGCTGTTCAACGGCACCCCGTGGCGGCCGCTGCTGTGGCGGGTCCTCGGAGTCCGGATCGGCAAGCGGGTGTTCGACGACGGATGCGACTTGACCGAGAAGCGGTTCGCCACGGTCGGCGACGACGTCACGCTCAACGCGCTGACAATCGTGCAGTGTCACTCGCAGGAGGACGGAGCGTTCAAGTCGGACGGGATCACCATCGGTGCCGGAGTCACGCTCGGCGTCGGATCGTTCGTGCATTACGGCGTGACGATGGGTCAGAACTCGGAACTGGCTGCGGATTCGTTCCTGATGAAGGGCGAGGAGGTGCCGACCGACGCACAGTGGGGCGGCAACCCGGCCCGGGAGACAGCTGGTTTCGAGCGGGCGACAACGCTTCTGGGGGGCATCGCGTGA
- a CDS encoding amino acid adenylation domain-containing protein, producing the protein MTTIDSATEYWTAALLAGGATALPRWVSTPEQAVHTCTVAIPADLAARVTRLAAEVSATVPQVVLAAHTKVLAALSGERSVVSGFVPVTGAAPLPLRLSAEAESWTALIQFTADAQSELMLHHDHPVVALRNQMGVAGPRFESVFDATGGSGTLAEDVVLRVDLDLADELRLHLRHRADALDTAAVARIAGYHLRALELACLDPSGAHESRSLLNAAERTHQLTALAGEDKALPDERFHRLFEANAAAHPDAIAAIEGNRSLTYAQLNADANRIARSLAARGTGTEDVVAVVTERNLRWLTSVLAVFKSGGAYLPIEPHFPSDRIAKTLRRAECKLVLTESESTGTLFPALDAVADITVLHVDDALAEGHDAANLDVAVGPDQLAYIYFTSGSTGEPKGAMCEQAGMLNHLYAKIGDLEIGPESVVAQTAPQCFDISLWQLVSALLVGGRVVLVPQDVILDVARFTETIAASEVTVLQIVPSYLDAVLAHLEANPRELPHLRYVSVTGEAVKKELTQRWFAAMPQIAMLNAYGLTETSDDTNHEVMRTVPEAERVPLGPPVHNVTVYVVDANLEPVPLGAPGEIVFSGVCVGRGYINDPAKTAAAFMPDPHVPGARLYRSGDHGRWRPDGKLEFLGRRDTQVKISGFRIEIGEIENTLLRMPGISDGAVVVAGSGAAQYLVAFYSGPAAIDNDALRAHIAASLPVYMVPKSFHWHEKLPLTGNSKIDRKKLTAEAAQASAPTSAGEAPRSDTERRIAAAWAEVIGVPIAQVSRNDSFFECGGTSLSGVKLVIALNREFSLKELTKTPVLADLARLIDGSQVAIPAGRTDEPSEIVAASRQTLLSDKGL; encoded by the coding sequence GTGACGACGATCGACTCGGCCACCGAGTACTGGACCGCGGCCTTGCTGGCCGGAGGGGCGACCGCACTGCCGCGGTGGGTCTCGACGCCGGAGCAGGCCGTGCACACCTGCACCGTGGCGATTCCCGCCGACCTGGCGGCGCGGGTCACCCGCCTGGCCGCCGAGGTGTCGGCAACCGTGCCGCAAGTCGTGCTGGCAGCCCACACCAAGGTGCTCGCGGCGCTGTCCGGCGAGCGCTCGGTGGTGTCCGGTTTCGTGCCGGTCACCGGTGCCGCGCCGTTGCCGCTGCGGCTGAGCGCCGAGGCGGAGAGCTGGACCGCTCTCATCCAGTTCACAGCTGATGCCCAATCAGAACTGATGTTGCATCACGACCATCCGGTCGTGGCACTGCGCAACCAGATGGGCGTCGCCGGACCGCGGTTCGAGTCGGTCTTCGACGCCACCGGCGGGTCGGGCACGCTCGCCGAGGACGTCGTGCTGCGCGTGGACCTCGACCTCGCGGACGAGCTCCGGCTGCACCTGCGTCATCGGGCCGACGCGCTGGACACCGCGGCGGTCGCGCGCATCGCCGGCTACCATCTGCGGGCGCTGGAACTGGCCTGCCTCGACCCGTCCGGTGCGCACGAAAGCCGCAGCCTGCTGAACGCCGCCGAGCGCACCCACCAGCTGACCGCCCTGGCCGGGGAGGACAAGGCGCTGCCGGACGAGCGCTTCCACCGGCTGTTCGAGGCCAACGCCGCGGCCCACCCGGACGCGATCGCGGCCATCGAGGGCAACCGGTCGCTGACCTACGCGCAGCTCAACGCCGACGCCAACCGGATCGCCCGCTCCCTGGCGGCCCGCGGCACCGGCACCGAGGACGTCGTCGCGGTGGTCACCGAGCGCAACCTGCGCTGGCTCACCTCCGTGCTCGCGGTGTTCAAGTCCGGCGGCGCCTACCTGCCGATCGAGCCGCACTTCCCGTCCGACCGCATCGCCAAGACGCTGCGCCGCGCCGAGTGCAAGCTCGTGTTGACCGAGTCCGAGAGCACCGGAACCCTCTTCCCAGCGCTGGACGCCGTGGCGGACATCACCGTCCTGCATGTCGATGACGCGCTGGCCGAGGGCCACGACGCCGCGAACCTCGACGTCGCGGTGGGCCCGGACCAGCTGGCCTACATCTACTTCACCTCCGGCTCCACCGGTGAGCCCAAGGGCGCGATGTGCGAGCAGGCGGGCATGCTCAACCACCTGTACGCCAAGATCGGCGATCTGGAAATCGGGCCCGAGTCCGTGGTGGCCCAGACCGCCCCGCAGTGCTTCGACATCTCGCTGTGGCAGCTGGTCTCCGCACTGCTGGTCGGCGGCCGCGTGGTGCTGGTCCCCCAGGACGTCATCCTCGACGTCGCCCGGTTCACCGAGACCATCGCGGCAAGTGAAGTGACGGTGCTTCAGATCGTGCCGTCCTACCTGGACGCGGTTCTGGCGCACCTGGAGGCAAATCCTCGCGAGCTGCCGCACCTGCGCTACGTGTCGGTGACCGGTGAGGCCGTGAAGAAGGAACTGACGCAGCGTTGGTTCGCGGCCATGCCGCAGATCGCGATGCTCAACGCGTACGGGCTGACCGAGACCTCCGACGACACCAACCACGAGGTCATGCGCACGGTTCCGGAGGCCGAGCGGGTCCCGCTCGGGCCGCCGGTGCACAACGTGACCGTCTACGTCGTCGACGCGAACCTCGAACCGGTGCCGCTGGGCGCCCCCGGCGAGATCGTGTTCTCCGGTGTCTGCGTGGGCCGCGGCTACATCAACGACCCGGCCAAGACCGCGGCCGCGTTCATGCCCGACCCGCACGTGCCGGGCGCGCGGCTGTACCGCAGCGGCGACCACGGTCGCTGGCGTCCGGACGGCAAGCTGGAGTTCCTCGGCCGCCGGGACACTCAGGTCAAGATCTCCGGCTTCCGCATCGAGATCGGCGAGATCGAGAACACGCTGCTGCGGATGCCCGGGATCAGCGACGGCGCTGTGGTGGTGGCCGGCTCCGGCGCCGCGCAGTACCTGGTCGCGTTCTACTCCGGTCCGGCCGCGATCGACAACGACGCGCTGCGGGCGCACATCGCGGCCTCGCTGCCGGTCTACATGGTCCCCAAGAGCTTCCACTGGCACGAGAAGTTGCCGCTGACCGGGAACAGCAAGATCGACCGCAAGAAGCTGACCGCCGAGGCCGCGCAGGCATCCGCTCCGACCTCGGCCGGCGAGGCGCCGCGCAGCGACACCGAGCGCCGAATCGCAGCCGCCTGGGCAGAGGTCATTGGCGTCCCCATTGCTCAGGTATCACGCAACGATTCCTTCTTCGAGTGCGGCGGAACGTCGCTGTCCGGCGTCAAACTGGTGATCGCCCTGAACCGGGAGTTCTCGCTGAAGGAACTGACGAAGACGCCGGTACTGGCCGATCTGGCCCGACTCATCGACGGATCGCAGGTTGCTATTCCGGCGGGCAGAACTGACGAACCATCAGAAATTGTCGCAGCGTCGCGGCAAACGCTCCTCTCCGACAAGGGGTTGTAG